Proteins found in one Cryptomeria japonica unplaced genomic scaffold, Sugi_1.0 HiC_scaffold_1187, whole genome shotgun sequence genomic segment:
- the LOC131873194 gene encoding putative methylesterase 13, chloroplastic: protein MERFPHKIAAAVFVTAVMPLSGTTLPKLLKEIVSVIGGLGDSTFYYANGKENPATSFKFGTQFAREFLSQNSPSWDLTLWESPEKKCPIWQEPLLYTAKNYGSVRRIFVVSKVDKVIVEAFQRKMIAENPPQMVYEIEGSDHTVFFSMPLQLAEVLMKIANTSVKVKQSAADGF from the exons ATGGAGCGTTTTCCACATAAAATTGCTGCAGCTGTCTTTGTTACTGCCGTCATGCCCCTCAGTGGAACGACTCTCCCTAAGTTGTTGAAGGAG ATCGTATCCGTAATCGGAGGCTTAGGAGACTCTACATTTTACTATGCAAATGGGAAAGAGAATCCAGCAACATCCTTCAAGTTTGGCACCCAGTTTGCGCGAGAATTTTTATCACAGAACAGTCCTTCTTGG GATCTGACGTTGTGGGAGTCGCCGGAAAAGAAATGTCCAATATGGCAAGAACCTCTTTTGTATACAGCTAAAAACTATGGAAGTGTTAGGAGAATATTTGTTGTGTCGAAGGTGGATAAGGTTATTGTGGAGGCGTTCCAGAGAAAGATGATTGCAGAGAATCCTCCACAAATGGTATACGAAATTGAAGGATCTGATCACACCGTATTCTTCTCTATGCCTCTTCAACTGGCTGAGGTGCTCATGAAAATTGCTAATACGAGTGTGAAAGTGAAGCAATCAGCTGCAGATGGATTTTAG